The genomic DNA ACAGCATCCGCTGGCCCCCGGGGCGCACCTGGTCGAGCAGGTGGGTGATCTGCGGCATGAAGCCCATGTCGGCCATCTGGTCGGCCTCGTCCAGCACGGTGATGCCGACCTGGTCCAGGCGGCAGTCGCCGCGCTCAATGAGATCCCGGAGCCGTCCCGGGGTCGCGACGACGACCTCGGCACCAGCGCGCAGCGCATTGGCCTGCTTGCCGATCGACATACCGCCGACGACGGTGGTCAGCCGCAGCTTCAGTGACCGGGCGTACGGGGTGAGCGCGTCGGTGACCTGTTGGGCCAGCTCCCGAGTGGGAACGAGGATCAGGGCCAGCGGCTGCCGCGATTCGGCACGCTGTCCGGAGGTGCGGACGAGCAGGGCCAGACCGAAGGCGAGCGTCTTGCCCGACCCGGTGCGCCCCCGCCCAAGGACATCCCGGCCGGCCAGGGAGTTCGGCAGCGTGGCCGCCTGGATCGGGAACGGTTCATTCATACCCAGGCTGGTGAGCGTCTTCATCAGCGCGGGCGGCATGTTCAGTTCAGCGAATGTCGCGGCTGCGGGCAGGGCCGGGGTGACGGTGACGGGCAGTGCGAACTCCCCCTGCGGCGCGGCGGGACGCCGCCCGTAACCACCGGAACGGCTGGGGGTTCCTGAACGGCCCCGAGCCGGCGAGCCGAATCGGTCACCCCTGCCGGAGTTGGCGGAGCCGCCCGAGCGGGCGGGAGAGTAGCGGTCGTGCGTACGAGTTGCCTGGTTCATGCAGAACCTTCCTCAATGCGGCACGTGTCATGCGATTCTCGGCGCGATGAGCGGCACAAAGAATGCGAGCACGAGCCGAAGAAAAGACGAGCCGAGCCGGCGGAAAACAGCCTTGCCTCGGGCGTCGAAATGGTCGGCATCCGCCGGAGAGAACGGCGGCCGCGATGCCGGCCAGTGGGCTGGAGCGGACTTATGCCCGAACCGGAGCCATGAGTGGTCCATCCGGTGTGCGGCGGAAGAACAGACATGCTCTTCCTCGCGGGTTGTGAGGCCGTCACGGCACATTGGGTACCACAGAAGCAAAGCGGCGGGGCCCACACCCTACGGCGCGGGCCCCAGCTGCGTGTTACGTCAGTGTCAGGCGGGAACGATGTTCTCGGCCTGCGGGCCCTTCTGGCCCTGGGTGACATCGAAGGCCACCTTCTGGCCCTCGTGCAGCTCGCGGTAGCCGCCCTGAGAGACGATGTTGGAGTAGTGGGCGAAGACGTCGGCGCCGCCGCCGTCCTGCTCGATGAAGCCGAAGCCCTTTTCCGCGTTGAACCACTTCACGGTGCCAGAAGCCATGTTGATCTCCTCTTGATAGGTGCAAAGCCGAAATCCGCATCGGACGAATTTCGCGTCGCCGCGATAGGTCCACACCCGGAGAAGACCGG from Nonomuraea muscovyensis includes the following:
- a CDS encoding DEAD/DEAH box helicase gives rise to the protein MNQATRTHDRYSPARSGGSANSGRGDRFGSPARGRSGTPSRSGGYGRRPAAPQGEFALPVTVTPALPAAATFAELNMPPALMKTLTSLGMNEPFPIQAATLPNSLAGRDVLGRGRTGSGKTLAFGLALLVRTSGQRAESRQPLALILVPTRELAQQVTDALTPYARSLKLRLTTVVGGMSIGKQANALRAGAEVVVATPGRLRDLIERGDCRLDQVGITVLDEADQMADMGFMPQITHLLDQVRPGGQRMLFSATLDRNVDLLVRRYLTDPVVHSVDPSAGAVTTMEHHVLHIQGADKQATTVEIAARDGRVIMFLDTKHAVDRLTEKLLNSGVRAAALHGGKSQPQRTRTLAQFKTGHVTVLVATNVAARGIHVDNLDLVVNVDPPSDHKDYLHRGGRTARAGESGSVVTLVLPNQRRDMNRLMADAGIVPQTSQVRSGEAELRRITGAQAPSGIPVTITTPVANRRTGRNGRRFG
- a CDS encoding cold-shock protein, producing the protein MASGTVKWFNAEKGFGFIEQDGGGADVFAHYSNIVSQGGYRELHEGQKVAFDVTQGQKGPQAENIVPA